A genomic window from Pyxidicoccus trucidator includes:
- a CDS encoding SUF system Fe-S cluster assembly regulator, with translation MLRMSKMTDYGIVLMTELARAEGDTRTTRELAARTRVPLPSASKVLKSLLQAGLVVSHRGANGGYGLARPAPELSLAELVSALEGPVALTECGVHTSGGAPCELEAVCHVRGHWRLINTAIQEALGRLTLADLVAPAPRIPERLVGLGVPSRPAAPAGAPPPPSVSVTGVRS, from the coding sequence ATGCTTCGGATGAGCAAGATGACCGACTACGGCATCGTGCTGATGACCGAGCTGGCACGCGCGGAGGGTGACACGCGCACCACCCGCGAGCTGGCGGCGCGCACGCGCGTGCCGTTGCCCTCGGCCAGCAAGGTGCTCAAGAGCCTGCTCCAGGCGGGCCTCGTGGTGTCCCACCGGGGCGCCAACGGGGGCTATGGCCTGGCCCGGCCCGCGCCCGAGCTGTCGCTGGCGGAGCTCGTCTCGGCACTGGAAGGCCCGGTGGCCCTCACCGAGTGCGGCGTCCATACCTCGGGCGGCGCGCCCTGCGAGCTGGAGGCCGTCTGCCACGTGCGAGGCCACTGGCGCCTCATCAACACCGCCATCCAGGAGGCGCTGGGGCGGCTGACGCTGGCGGACCTGGTCGCCCCCGCGCCCCGCATCCCCGAGCGCCTGGTGGGCCTGGGCGTGCCGTCACGGCCCGCGGCCCCGGCTGGCGCGCCCCCACCTCCTTCCGTTTCCGTCACAGGAGTCCGTTCATGA
- a CDS encoding ABC transporter substrate-binding protein, whose product MRRPLMLLATLALAAVACEKKSAPAPTEPQPGGQPGAASSPSKAAPVDANTLLLGEVGSLTGSEATFGISARNGIELAINEANAAGGVKGKKLAVRLYDSQGRPEEGAQAVTRLITQDKVVVILGEAASSVSMAMAEKAQAAKVPMITPTSTSPEVTQKGDYIFRVCFIDPFQGLVMAKFARENLKLSKVAILRDNKSAFSMGLADVFQQKFTEFGGKVIGDESYSKGDTDFRAQLTALKQLKPEAVFVPGYYTDVGIIARQAREIGLKVPLLGGDGWDSDKLYELGGSALEGSYFSNHYSADNPDPVLQQFLKKYKETYGALPDSVGVLAYDAARVAIEAMKRAPDLSGPALRDAIAATKDFPGVSGRITLDANRDAVKEAVVLKVAGGKAEFVTTVKP is encoded by the coding sequence ATGCGTCGTCCCCTGATGCTGCTCGCCACGCTGGCCCTGGCCGCCGTGGCCTGCGAGAAGAAGTCCGCGCCCGCGCCGACGGAGCCCCAGCCGGGCGGACAGCCGGGCGCCGCGAGCTCGCCCTCGAAGGCGGCTCCCGTGGATGCGAACACCCTCCTGCTCGGGGAGGTAGGCAGCCTGACGGGCTCCGAGGCCACCTTCGGCATCTCCGCGCGCAACGGCATCGAATTGGCCATCAACGAGGCCAACGCGGCGGGTGGAGTGAAGGGCAAGAAGCTGGCCGTGCGCCTGTACGACAGCCAGGGCCGCCCGGAGGAAGGGGCCCAGGCGGTGACGCGCCTGATTACGCAGGACAAGGTGGTGGTCATCCTGGGCGAGGCCGCGTCCTCGGTGTCCATGGCCATGGCGGAGAAGGCGCAGGCGGCGAAGGTGCCGATGATTACGCCCACGTCCACCAGCCCCGAGGTGACGCAGAAGGGCGACTACATCTTCCGCGTCTGCTTCATCGACCCCTTCCAGGGGCTCGTCATGGCGAAGTTCGCGCGGGAGAACCTGAAGCTGTCGAAGGTGGCGATTCTGCGCGACAACAAGAGCGCGTTCTCCATGGGCCTGGCGGACGTGTTCCAGCAGAAGTTCACCGAGTTCGGCGGCAAGGTCATCGGCGACGAGAGCTACTCGAAGGGCGACACGGACTTCCGCGCGCAGCTCACGGCGCTCAAGCAGCTCAAGCCCGAAGCCGTCTTCGTGCCGGGGTACTACACGGACGTGGGCATCATCGCGCGGCAGGCGCGTGAGATTGGCCTGAAGGTGCCGCTGCTGGGCGGTGACGGCTGGGACTCCGACAAGCTGTACGAGCTGGGCGGCTCCGCGCTGGAGGGCAGCTACTTCTCCAACCACTACTCGGCGGACAACCCGGACCCGGTGCTCCAGCAGTTCCTGAAGAAGTACAAGGAGACCTACGGCGCCCTGCCGGACAGCGTGGGCGTGCTGGCATACGACGCGGCCCGGGTGGCGATTGAGGCCATGAAGCGCGCCCCGGACCTGAGCGGCCCGGCCCTGCGCGACGCCATCGCCGCGACGAAGGACTTCCCGGGCGTCTCGGGGCGAATCACGTTGGACGCCAACCGCGACGCGGTGAAGGAGGCCGTGGTGCTGAAGGTGGCCGGCGGCAAGGCGGAGTTCGTCACCACCGTGAAGCCGTAG
- a CDS encoding AAA family ATPase produces MEFTLEVHNFRGLRRVEWTPSGVCAVVGPNGSGKTTLIDVLQLLSDATGYGFTKALEQHGGAYGLRHFEAPSDEPVLFGVRLGTAHWVLQPEVSLGPGGARLPFNEKLLDGNTVVYEQRSETGPMGRHGSHLPDDQLLDYIPALEDSVSSLRISLLIRGYHHHRHYALQALRGEGSRLSGDLTLAKDGRNLFSVLMNWHNRRDQSERWRFVMDHLRACFPEMLADFSFPIAANIVSCEVHTPRGNTLTPGLLPDGFLVTLLHLCAVASSEKHSVVAIDEPENALHPFAIRQLVAAFREWSDKHDVTVLLATHSPVLLDTFKEHPEKVFVMEPGHEVLPVPLDKLKKRSWLAHFSLGDLYERLKYGAPAGVEEE; encoded by the coding sequence ATGGAGTTCACGCTGGAGGTGCACAACTTCCGTGGCCTGCGCCGCGTCGAGTGGACGCCTTCGGGTGTGTGCGCCGTCGTAGGGCCCAATGGCAGCGGGAAGACGACGCTCATCGACGTGCTCCAGCTCTTGAGCGATGCAACGGGCTACGGCTTCACCAAGGCGCTCGAGCAGCACGGTGGTGCCTATGGACTGCGTCACTTCGAGGCCCCCAGCGACGAGCCGGTCCTCTTCGGGGTCCGGCTCGGAACTGCGCACTGGGTGCTCCAGCCCGAGGTCAGCCTGGGTCCTGGAGGGGCCCGCCTCCCCTTCAATGAAAAGCTCCTGGATGGAAACACGGTCGTCTACGAACAGCGGAGCGAGACTGGCCCCATGGGACGCCACGGGTCCCATCTACCGGACGACCAGTTGCTGGACTACATACCCGCCCTAGAGGATTCAGTGTCGAGCTTGAGGATCAGCTTGCTGATCCGCGGATACCACCACCATCGCCACTACGCACTCCAGGCCCTACGCGGCGAGGGCTCGCGCCTGAGCGGCGACCTGACACTCGCGAAGGATGGGCGCAACCTCTTCTCGGTGCTGATGAACTGGCACAACCGGCGTGACCAGAGCGAGCGCTGGCGGTTCGTCATGGACCACCTGCGGGCCTGCTTCCCCGAAATGCTGGCTGACTTCTCGTTCCCCATCGCCGCCAACATCGTCTCCTGCGAGGTGCATACGCCACGGGGAAACACGCTGACGCCTGGCCTGCTGCCGGATGGCTTCCTCGTCACGCTGCTCCACCTCTGCGCAGTCGCGTCGTCGGAGAAGCACTCCGTCGTGGCCATCGATGAGCCCGAGAACGCGCTGCACCCCTTCGCCATTCGGCAGTTGGTCGCGGCCTTCAGGGAGTGGTCGGACAAGCACGACGTCACCGTGCTGCTGGCCACTCACTCCCCTGTCCTGCTCGACACCTTCAAGGAGCACCCCGAGAAGGTCTTCGTGATGGAGCCGGGCCACGAAGTGCTACCGGTGCCGCTCGACAAGCTCAAGAAGCGGAGCTGGCTGGCACACTTCTCGCTGGGAGACCTCTACGAGCGCCTCAAGTACGGGGCACCCGCAGGGGTGGAAGAAGAGTGA
- a CDS encoding TadE/TadG family type IV pilus assembly protein, with protein sequence MRLPVLLRLRQRARRGQAMVLSALCFLILALMVTLSFNLSHALRQKMSLQQHSDAMAYSMAVLEARALNYYAVGNRAIAGSYVAMNSLHAYMTAISVTGAMMRAARNNFYQIALMELIECFACYPPCVEHCEHAAEAVQIAGEFSDEGSEYDKQSRGVEPTFRTAMEGLDLMVDNLHIAQREVHDKTLQSVKDGRSNGLDQLTEYNAPGATYLAQDVGGINANEFNCAVDGMECQGSVASSATEARARVMTEVANASRSGWPATRAMPSGGGMGVQIPAHLHSDFMQKFQDIPDDGNYQVLRHVGTAKTVQDKGSVNGPGKQGGNEGLTIAASEEGAITHQWKHGVGISTYKAEIWSDENGGGHTPDDAHDGEHQFEGVNARALTACSQSGNCFMKFRANPSEARDWGQPRVYSYVTRRFRGGNPNQTPWELNSSATVSFEHGEQGTGRLTLAADEGMAVSKALVYYHRFGEGGWQEAPNLFAPYWRAKLHPFRDGDEAGRVLEAAGNSDAAELARTPGVSL encoded by the coding sequence ATGCGTCTTCCCGTTCTCCTACGACTGAGGCAGCGCGCCCGGCGCGGGCAGGCCATGGTGCTCAGCGCCCTGTGCTTCCTCATCCTCGCGCTGATGGTGACGCTGAGCTTCAACCTCAGCCATGCGCTGCGCCAGAAGATGAGCCTGCAGCAGCACAGCGACGCCATGGCCTACTCCATGGCGGTGCTGGAGGCGCGCGCGCTCAACTACTACGCGGTGGGCAACCGGGCCATCGCCGGCTCGTACGTGGCGATGAACAGCCTCCACGCGTACATGACGGCCATCAGCGTGACGGGCGCGATGATGCGCGCCGCGCGCAACAACTTCTATCAGATTGCCCTGATGGAGCTCATCGAGTGCTTCGCCTGCTACCCCCCCTGCGTCGAGCACTGCGAGCATGCCGCCGAGGCGGTGCAGATCGCCGGTGAGTTCAGCGACGAGGGCAGCGAATACGACAAGCAGAGCCGTGGCGTGGAGCCCACCTTCCGCACCGCCATGGAGGGGCTGGACCTCATGGTGGACAACCTCCACATCGCCCAGCGGGAGGTGCATGACAAGACGCTCCAGTCGGTGAAGGACGGCAGGAGCAACGGGTTGGATCAGCTGACGGAGTACAACGCGCCGGGGGCCACCTACCTCGCGCAGGACGTGGGCGGCATCAACGCCAACGAGTTCAACTGCGCGGTGGACGGGATGGAATGCCAGGGCAGCGTGGCGAGCTCGGCCACCGAGGCGCGCGCGCGGGTGATGACGGAGGTGGCCAACGCGAGCCGCTCGGGGTGGCCGGCGACGCGCGCCATGCCGAGCGGTGGTGGAATGGGGGTCCAGATTCCGGCCCACCTGCACTCGGACTTCATGCAGAAGTTCCAGGACATCCCCGACGACGGCAACTACCAGGTGCTCCGGCACGTGGGCACCGCGAAGACGGTGCAGGACAAGGGCAGCGTCAACGGGCCAGGCAAGCAGGGCGGCAACGAGGGCCTCACCATCGCGGCCTCCGAGGAAGGCGCCATCACCCACCAGTGGAAGCACGGCGTCGGGATATCGACCTACAAGGCCGAAATCTGGAGCGACGAGAACGGCGGCGGCCACACCCCCGATGATGCGCACGACGGCGAGCACCAGTTCGAGGGCGTCAACGCGAGGGCGCTGACGGCCTGCTCGCAGTCCGGCAACTGCTTCATGAAGTTCCGCGCCAACCCCTCCGAGGCCCGGGACTGGGGCCAGCCGCGCGTCTACAGCTACGTCACCCGGCGGTTCCGGGGCGGAAACCCGAACCAGACGCCCTGGGAGCTGAACTCCTCGGCCACGGTATCGTTCGAGCACGGCGAGCAGGGCACCGGCCGGCTCACGCTGGCGGCGGACGAGGGCATGGCCGTGTCCAAGGCCCTGGTCTACTACCACCGCTTCGGGGAGGGCGGCTGGCAGGAGGCCCCCAACCTCTTCGCCCCCTATTGGCGCGCGAAGCTGCACCCCTTCCGCGACGGAGACGAGGCTGGGCGGGTGCTGGAGGCGGCGGGCAACAGCGACGCGGCCGAGCTGGCGCGCACGCCGGGGGTGTCACTGTGA
- a CDS encoding TadE family protein, giving the protein MHRQGSDSRGGTQSGQAAVESAIVLPLFVFLILGTLQLGLMHQARLMTKYAAYKAVRAGSLHNAHVEEMEKAALAVLLPLVSARASGAGGIEYIRPVGSAQEFSTKWNEVVTNQMPGIPLKYAEVTVCGPTREDIGSSGSELDFDDPNNTSPSGWRESERTKLRVQVTFNYRMFVPFADWVIYHTARGRELAEVLRTGKVKAAEQSKVSTRRFAGAQTSESTYENAAAQRIYIMPIRATYTMRMQSNFYLNTRSLPESNECVFPFSYD; this is encoded by the coding sequence ATGCATCGCCAGGGGAGCGACAGCCGAGGGGGGACCCAGTCTGGTCAGGCGGCGGTGGAGTCCGCCATCGTCCTGCCGCTGTTCGTGTTCCTCATCCTGGGCACCCTGCAGCTGGGGCTGATGCACCAGGCGCGGCTGATGACGAAGTACGCCGCCTACAAGGCCGTGCGTGCCGGCTCGTTGCACAACGCCCATGTGGAGGAGATGGAGAAGGCGGCGCTCGCGGTGCTGCTGCCGCTGGTGAGCGCCCGGGCCTCGGGGGCGGGCGGCATCGAGTACATCCGGCCCGTGGGCAGCGCGCAGGAGTTCAGCACCAAGTGGAACGAGGTGGTGACGAACCAGATGCCGGGCATCCCCCTGAAGTACGCGGAAGTCACCGTCTGCGGACCGACGCGGGAGGACATCGGCTCCAGCGGGTCCGAGCTGGACTTCGATGACCCGAACAACACCAGCCCCAGCGGGTGGCGTGAGAGCGAGCGCACCAAGCTGCGCGTCCAGGTGACCTTCAACTACCGCATGTTCGTCCCGTTCGCGGATTGGGTCATCTACCACACGGCCCGCGGCCGCGAGCTGGCGGAGGTGCTGCGCACCGGCAAGGTGAAGGCCGCGGAGCAGAGCAAGGTGTCGACGCGTAGATTCGCCGGCGCGCAGACGTCCGAGAGCACGTACGAGAACGCGGCGGCCCAGCGCATCTACATCATGCCCATCCGCGCCACCTACACCATGCGGATGCAGTCGAACTTCTACCTGAACACGAGAAGCCTGCCGGAGAGCAACGAATGCGTCTTCCCGTTCTCCTACGACTGA
- a CDS encoding DUF4388 domain-containing protein, with the protein MFPTPSQVLRQREGTLADTPFPLLLHSLMVEERTCTLELKVRQREKRIVFEDGSPVGCQSNLLHETLGKYLVEKGKLAETDYQKALAESVSSGLQMGALLIQKGLISPFDLYKQLQANLAHKLLDCFRWTDAKYRLIADVESPDASVRMNTAQLILTGVASVMPFDAVATHFTFTDERRFGQMPGVEAGLKLSSKDARLFQALRQRPTFNELMERTAFDTETVLRRLYALCLLEVSGFAEDVDARAAKLAVAAPAPAPMPPPVEAPAPVPVAQQPQGTPFSDEDEAARNALVSAFLAHRSMDPFALLEVPEDVQPVPLRKAFLAWADRYSPLRFQTAELREKAEALLAAYAKAFGALSDTEQAHLWRKRRAAQREKERGSARPSTAEQFRIRTDLLDATTQFEEAKRRLQGRNFAGAFEYFEYACDIDPKPLYQAHRAFARYLMKPDAHGRLALQELQEVVRQEPGMEEGWAFLGEVAQGESQLPLAEDAYRKAFKLNPKNRRYVELIQEIAKRR; encoded by the coding sequence ATGTTTCCCACGCCGTCGCAGGTGCTCCGCCAGCGCGAGGGAACGCTGGCCGACACGCCCTTCCCCCTGCTGCTGCACTCCCTCATGGTGGAGGAGCGCACCTGCACGCTGGAGCTGAAGGTGCGCCAGCGTGAGAAGCGCATCGTCTTCGAGGACGGCTCTCCGGTGGGGTGCCAGTCCAACCTGCTCCACGAGACGCTGGGCAAGTACCTCGTGGAGAAGGGGAAGCTGGCGGAGACGGACTACCAGAAGGCGCTGGCGGAGAGCGTCTCCTCGGGCCTGCAGATGGGCGCGCTGCTCATCCAGAAGGGGCTCATCAGCCCGTTCGACCTCTACAAGCAGCTCCAGGCGAACCTCGCGCACAAGCTGCTCGACTGCTTCCGGTGGACGGACGCGAAGTACCGGCTCATCGCCGACGTGGAGTCGCCGGACGCGAGCGTGCGGATGAATACCGCGCAGCTCATCCTCACCGGCGTGGCCAGCGTCATGCCCTTCGACGCGGTGGCCACGCACTTCACCTTCACCGACGAGCGCCGCTTCGGGCAGATGCCGGGCGTGGAGGCCGGGCTGAAGCTGTCGTCCAAGGACGCGCGCCTGTTCCAGGCCCTGCGCCAGCGCCCCACGTTCAACGAGCTGATGGAGCGCACCGCCTTCGACACGGAGACGGTGCTGCGCCGGCTGTACGCGCTGTGCCTGCTGGAGGTGTCGGGCTTCGCGGAGGACGTGGACGCCCGCGCCGCGAAGCTGGCCGTGGCCGCCCCCGCCCCGGCGCCCATGCCTCCGCCCGTGGAGGCCCCGGCGCCCGTGCCGGTGGCGCAGCAGCCCCAGGGCACGCCCTTCTCGGACGAGGACGAGGCGGCGCGAAACGCGCTGGTGAGCGCCTTCCTCGCGCACCGGAGCATGGACCCCTTCGCGCTGCTGGAGGTGCCGGAGGACGTGCAGCCCGTGCCGCTGCGCAAGGCCTTCCTGGCGTGGGCGGACCGGTACTCGCCGCTGCGCTTCCAGACGGCCGAGCTGCGGGAGAAGGCGGAGGCGCTGCTGGCGGCGTACGCGAAGGCGTTCGGCGCGCTGTCGGACACGGAGCAGGCCCACCTCTGGCGCAAGCGGCGGGCGGCGCAGCGCGAGAAGGAGCGCGGCTCCGCGCGGCCGAGCACCGCGGAGCAGTTCCGCATCCGCACGGACCTGCTGGATGCGACGACGCAGTTCGAGGAGGCGAAGCGCCGGCTGCAAGGCCGCAACTTCGCGGGCGCCTTCGAGTACTTCGAGTATGCGTGCGACATCGACCCGAAGCCGCTGTACCAGGCTCACCGCGCCTTCGCGCGCTACCTCATGAAGCCGGACGCCCACGGCCGGCTGGCGCTCCAGGAGCTGCAGGAGGTGGTGCGCCAGGAGCCGGGCATGGAGGAGGGCTGGGCCTTCCTGGGCGAGGTGGCGCAGGGCGAGAGCCAGCTGCCGCTCGCGGAGGACGCGTACCGCAAGGCCTTCAAGCTGAACCCGAAGAACCGCCGCTACGTGGAGCTCATCCAGGAAATCGCGAAGCGGAGGTGA
- the hemW gene encoding radical SAM family heme chaperone HemW — MPFDAPVDSLTGMQAARFGLYLHFPYCLAKCPYCDFAVAVARQVPEERYARAVLAELDSRLAALPALRHKPLESIFLGGGTPSLWHPRYVAQVLEGLAARLSMSPNVEVSLEANPERADAERFAGYRAAGVNRLSLGVQSFQPGTLKALGRAHDAAMVEGAMKAARGAGFPVVSMDFIYGVHGQTVAEVEADARRAVALEPEHLSTYALTVEREALAEDTPLSKRLKRGELELPPDDEVVAMARVVREVYGAAGLHRYEVSNHARPGFSSRHNALYWTGGEYLALGVGASGMLLEPTPHRYTNLRSAEKYLVEAEAGRLPEEGREALGPEELFAERLAMGLRLVSGVDWEAVCERYGQPVAPRRAEVARLVEHGFATLRDGRLALTEKGADVHSAVCARLL; from the coding sequence ATGCCCTTCGACGCGCCAGTGGACTCACTCACGGGGATGCAGGCGGCCCGCTTCGGGCTGTACCTGCACTTTCCCTATTGCCTGGCCAAGTGCCCCTACTGCGACTTCGCGGTGGCGGTGGCGCGGCAGGTGCCGGAGGAGCGCTACGCCCGCGCGGTGCTGGCGGAGCTGGACTCCCGGCTGGCGGCCCTGCCCGCGCTGAGGCACAAGCCGCTGGAGTCCATCTTCCTCGGCGGCGGCACGCCGTCGCTGTGGCACCCGCGCTACGTGGCCCAGGTGCTGGAGGGCCTCGCCGCGCGGCTGTCGATGTCGCCCAACGTGGAGGTGTCGCTGGAGGCCAACCCGGAGCGCGCGGACGCGGAGCGCTTCGCGGGCTACCGGGCGGCGGGGGTGAACCGGCTGTCGCTGGGAGTGCAGTCCTTCCAGCCCGGGACGCTGAAGGCGCTGGGACGCGCGCACGACGCGGCCATGGTGGAGGGGGCGATGAAGGCGGCCCGGGGGGCGGGCTTCCCGGTGGTGTCCATGGACTTCATCTATGGCGTGCACGGGCAGACGGTGGCCGAGGTGGAGGCCGACGCGCGGCGGGCGGTGGCGCTGGAGCCGGAGCACCTGTCCACCTATGCGCTGACGGTGGAGCGCGAGGCGCTGGCGGAGGACACGCCGCTGTCGAAGCGGCTGAAGCGCGGCGAGCTGGAGCTGCCCCCGGACGACGAGGTGGTGGCCATGGCGCGGGTGGTGCGCGAGGTGTACGGCGCCGCGGGGCTGCACCGCTACGAGGTATCCAACCACGCGCGGCCGGGCTTCAGCTCGCGGCACAACGCGCTGTACTGGACGGGCGGCGAGTACCTGGCCCTGGGCGTGGGCGCGTCCGGCATGCTGCTGGAGCCCACGCCGCACCGGTACACCAACCTGCGCAGCGCGGAGAAGTACCTGGTGGAGGCGGAGGCCGGGCGGCTGCCGGAGGAGGGCCGCGAGGCGCTGGGCCCGGAGGAGCTGTTCGCGGAGCGGCTGGCCATGGGGCTGCGGCTGGTGTCCGGGGTGGACTGGGAAGCGGTGTGCGAGCGGTACGGGCAGCCGGTGGCGCCCCGGCGCGCGGAGGTGGCGCGGCTGGTGGAGCACGGCTTCGCGACGCTGCGCGACGGGCGGCTGGCCTTGACGGAGAAGGGCGCGGACGTGCACAGCGCCGTGTGCGCGCGGCTGCTCTAG
- a CDS encoding plectin 1 isoform 8: MGGSPDDKLEYFRAVVRQKTETLARARTLYAERDGELNGVKQSLTLARKEAAEAKAQLVAVKDAPAKLTQASEALARAEARAAEAEAKVAALEAELASAEADRKDLSRALAEVESELPGLTAELQEERESRGAVAEELVGAKEALSLAQDRVAELAAQKSESQGALEAVQEQYQQVVSDVERLGGELEVATAEKESLALRTEQLEAALAEAQSGLSALESESEWSKSSLVEAQERARTLESERDEARKQLAVVEDGLRGLQGQVAELERALALKDAEIVGLRAALTARTTEAAELPPLRQALEGRSAELARVNALLAAETSKAAERTQALEEGLSQASERAQVAEGEAAALKEALEAAEVEQVSLRDRMESDAAALGEAAHQAEARVSELSGAVEAAQAEREELKKQLAATEMKVATKDAERVGLAARVSMLEAASGQREAELARLQGALAQAQGALTQAQGAAAQAQEEVSLERVRREAAEAERADAEVKAAEFEARVDALSAGQGGAEAQAAALQEELEAARSEADKAERLQQQVKMLEGALQAAKAQTAAAGKVDAARAEAEAKLAQVGAARAEAEAEAKLTQAGAARAEAEAKLTQARTEAEAKLTQARTEAEAKLTQAGTARAAAEAKLSQVEASLKAEQGARKALEEKLAGAAASAVPADWESEREGLKADVANLKRKLMAAETALENAAGYKAKIAKLEAQLKGKK, encoded by the coding sequence ATGGGGGGCTCCCCGGACGACAAGCTGGAGTACTTCCGGGCCGTGGTCCGTCAGAAGACGGAGACGCTGGCCCGCGCGCGCACGCTGTACGCGGAGCGCGACGGTGAGCTGAACGGGGTGAAGCAGTCGCTGACCCTGGCGCGCAAGGAGGCCGCGGAGGCGAAGGCGCAGCTGGTGGCGGTGAAGGACGCGCCGGCGAAGCTGACCCAGGCCTCAGAGGCCCTGGCGCGCGCGGAGGCGCGGGCGGCGGAGGCCGAGGCGAAGGTGGCCGCGCTGGAGGCGGAGCTGGCCTCGGCGGAGGCGGACCGCAAGGACCTGTCGCGGGCGCTGGCGGAGGTGGAGTCGGAGCTGCCGGGCCTCACCGCCGAGCTGCAGGAGGAGCGCGAATCGCGCGGCGCGGTGGCCGAGGAACTGGTGGGCGCGAAGGAAGCGCTGTCGCTGGCCCAGGACCGCGTGGCGGAGCTGGCCGCGCAGAAGTCCGAGTCGCAGGGCGCGCTGGAGGCGGTGCAGGAGCAGTACCAGCAGGTCGTCTCGGACGTGGAGCGGCTGGGCGGCGAGCTGGAGGTGGCCACCGCGGAGAAGGAGTCGCTGGCGCTGCGCACCGAGCAGCTCGAGGCGGCGCTGGCCGAGGCGCAGTCCGGGCTGAGCGCGCTGGAGAGCGAGAGCGAGTGGTCCAAGAGCTCGCTGGTGGAGGCGCAGGAGCGCGCCCGCACGCTGGAGTCCGAGCGGGACGAGGCGCGCAAGCAGCTGGCGGTGGTGGAGGACGGGCTGCGCGGCCTGCAGGGGCAGGTGGCGGAGCTGGAGCGGGCGCTGGCGCTGAAGGACGCCGAAATCGTCGGCCTCCGGGCGGCGCTCACCGCGCGCACGACGGAGGCGGCGGAGCTGCCCCCGCTGCGCCAGGCGCTGGAGGGACGCAGCGCGGAGCTGGCGCGGGTGAACGCGCTGCTGGCGGCGGAGACCTCCAAGGCGGCGGAGCGGACCCAGGCCCTGGAAGAGGGGCTGTCCCAGGCCAGCGAGCGCGCGCAGGTGGCGGAGGGTGAGGCCGCCGCGCTGAAGGAGGCGCTGGAGGCGGCCGAAGTCGAGCAGGTGTCGCTGCGGGACCGGATGGAGTCGGACGCGGCGGCGCTGGGCGAGGCCGCGCACCAGGCCGAGGCCCGCGTGTCGGAGCTGTCCGGCGCCGTGGAGGCCGCGCAGGCCGAGCGCGAGGAGCTGAAGAAGCAGCTCGCCGCGACGGAAATGAAGGTGGCCACCAAGGACGCCGAGCGCGTGGGCCTCGCCGCCCGCGTGTCCATGCTGGAGGCGGCGTCCGGGCAGCGCGAGGCGGAGCTGGCGCGGCTGCAGGGGGCGCTGGCCCAGGCGCAGGGCGCCCTGACGCAGGCCCAGGGTGCCGCGGCGCAGGCTCAAGAAGAAGTCTCGCTGGAGCGGGTGCGCCGAGAGGCGGCGGAGGCCGAGCGCGCGGACGCGGAAGTGAAGGCGGCCGAGTTCGAGGCGCGGGTGGACGCGCTGTCGGCGGGGCAGGGCGGCGCCGAGGCGCAGGCGGCGGCCCTCCAGGAGGAGCTGGAGGCGGCGCGCTCGGAGGCGGACAAGGCGGAGCGCCTGCAGCAGCAGGTGAAGATGCTGGAGGGGGCGCTCCAGGCCGCGAAGGCCCAGACGGCGGCGGCCGGCAAGGTGGATGCGGCGCGCGCGGAGGCGGAGGCGAAGCTGGCGCAGGTGGGCGCGGCGCGGGCGGAAGCGGAAGCGGAAGCGAAGCTGACGCAGGCAGGGGCGGCGCGGGCGGAAGCCGAGGCGAAGCTCACGCAGGCGCGGACGGAGGCCGAGGCGAAGCTGACGCAGGCGCGGACGGAAGCCGAGGCGAAGCTGACGCAGGCTGGCACGGCGCGCGCGGCGGCCGAGGCGAAGCTGTCGCAGGTGGAAGCCTCGCTGAAGGCCGAGCAGGGGGCCCGGAAGGCGCTCGAGGAGAAGCTCGCTGGCGCGGCGGCCTCGGCGGTGCCGGCCGACTGGGAGTCGGAGCGCGAGGGGCTCAAGGCGGACGTGGCCAACCTGAAGCGGAAGCTGATGGCAGCCGAGACAGCGCTCGAGAACGCGGCCGGCTACAAGGCGAAGATCGCCAAACTGGAGGCGCAATTGAAGGGCAAGAAGTAG